TCGGTGACGACCGCATGTACGTCGAGAAGTACGTTACCAAGCCGCGGCACGTTGAGGTCCAGGTGATGGCCGACCAGTTCGGCAACACCGTGCACCTGTTCGAGCGGGAATGCTCGATCCAGCGCCGCCACCAGAAGGTCATCGAGGAGTCTCCCAGTCCCGCGATCAATGACCGCATCCGGGCCGAGATGGGGCAGGTGGCCGTCCAGGCGGCCAAGGCCGTGAACTACGTTGGTGCGGGAACCATTGAGTTCCTTGTCGATGCTGATCGCAACTTCTACTTCCTGGAAATGAACACCCGCATTCAGGTCGAGCACACGGTGACCGAGATGATCACGGGGGTCGATCTGGTGAAAACGCAGATCGAGGTAGCGGCCGGCAAGCCGCTGCCGTTCCGCCAGCAGGACTTGGTTGCCCGCGGGCACGCGATCGAGTGCCGCGTCTACGCCGAGGATCCGTACAACAACTTCTTCCCTTCACCGGGCAGGATCGCATTCTTGCAGGTGCCGGGTGGCATCGGTGTGCGCGACGATAGCGGTGTGTACCAGGGCTTCGAGGTCACCGTGTATTACGATCCTATCATTTCCAAATTGATCGTGTGGGGTAACACCCGGGACGAAGCCATTCGGCGCATGCGCCGCGCCCTGCAGGAGTACAGCATCCACGGCCTGGTCACCAACCTGGCCTTCCACCGGTGGGTGCTCGAGCATCCGCGCTTCCTCGCCGGCGACTTCGACACCAACTTCATTGCGCAGGAGTTCCACGGTTTCAAGGCGTCCGGCGAGCCGGCGCGACGTGACGCTGCGCTGACAGCGGCGGCCTTGGCGCAGCGTGACCGCGAAGTGGAACGGGCGACGCGCTTGGCCGCCACGACGGTGCCGGGCCGCCGGTCCGTGTGGAAGGAGGCGGCGCGTCGTGGGGGGCTGCGCAACTGATGGCCTACCTGGCGGAACTTCAGCAGCAGACGCACCGCATCGAGATTCACGTCGCCGGCGATTCGGCTTGCACCGTCGAGATCGATGGGATCCCGCGTGCCGTTGACAGCCGCCGCATCGGCCCAACCACATACTCGTTGCTCATCGACGGGCGGTCGGTGGTGGCGGACGTCTCGGCCGATGGCGATGACTACACCGTGTCCATTGCCGGTGAGATTTTCCGCTTGCGGCTGGTGGACGAACGTCGGCGCCAGGTGGCGCTGGGGGAGCCCGAGGAGGAAAGGGGCCGCCGTGAGATCCGCGCGCTCATGCCCGGCAAGATCGTCGACATTCTGATACAGGTAGGCGATGTGGTGGTCCGTGATCAGGGCATGCTCGTCATCGAAGCGATGAAGATGGAGAACGAAGTCAAATCGCCGGCTGCCGGTGAGGTGAAAGAGGTGTTCGTGCAGCCGGGCCAGGCGGTCGAGGCCAACCAGGTCCTCGTCGTGATCGAGTGACGGCAGCGGGCCAAACGCTTCCGAGGGCAGTAGGCGCCGATGGGCAGTATGGACGACATCAAGAAGGCACGACAGGCGTGGGAAGAACAGATCCTGAAGCGCACGCTCTCACGCTCGCCCGAACGCCGCGACAGATTCGAAACGACGTCCGGCATCGAGGTGAAGCGCCTGTACGCGCCGGACGATCACACGGATGAGGAATACGTCGAACGCATAGGCTTCCCCGGCACCTACCCGTTCACGCGCGGCGTGCAGCCGACGATGTACCGGGGGCGGTTCTGGACCATGCGACAGTACGCCGGCTTCGGAACGGCGGAAGAATCCAATCGTCGCTACCGCTATCTCCTGGAACAAGGGCAAACAGGCCTGAGCGTCGCCTTCGACTTGCCGACGCAAATGGGGCGTGACTCGGATCACCCGCGCGCACAGGGAGAGGTGGGCCGGGTGGGCGTTGCCATCGATTCGCTGGCCGACATGGAGACGCTGCTGGCCGACATTCCGCTCGACAAGGTCACGACTTCGATGACCATCAACGCGACGGCAAGCACCTTGCTGGCGCTCTACCTGGTCGTGGCGGAGAAGCAAGGCGTCAGTTGGGACAAGGCTGGCGGCACGATCCAGAACGACATCCTCAAGGAGTACATTGCGCGCGGGACCTACATCTACCCGCCGGCTGGATCGATGCGCATCATCACGGACATTTTTGCATTTTGCACCAAAGAGGTCCCGAATTGGAATACGATATCGATCTCCGGCTACCACATCCGTGAGGCCGGATCGACCGCGGCTCAGGAAATCGCCTTCACGCTAGCGGACGGAATCGCCTACGTCGAAGCCGCATTGAAGGCCGGCCTGAGCGTCGACGAGTTCGCTGCCCGCTTGTCCTTCTTCTTCAACGTGCACAACAACTTTCTCGAGGAGATTGCCAAGTTTCGCGCTGCCCGGCGGCTGTGGGCCCGCATCATGAAGGAGCGTTTTGGCGCCAAGGATCCGCGTTCCATGATGCTGCGTACGCATGCGCAGACGGCAGGGTCGTCGCTCACCGCGCAGCAGCCGGACAACAACGTCGTGCGCACCACCATCCAGGCGCTTGCCGCAGTGCTCGGCGGCACCCAGTCGTTGCACACCAACAGCAAGGATGAGGCGCTGGGGCTCCCGACCGAGGATTCGGTGCGGGTGGCGCTGCGCACGCAGCAGGTCATCGCCCATGAGAGTGGCGTGAGCGACAGCATTGATCCCTTCGCCGGTTCGTACTGCATCGAATCGCTGACTGATGAGCTGGAACGCCGGGCCGAAGAGTACATCGCGGCTATCGATAAGCTGGGAGGAGCCGTTCGTGCCGTGGAGGCCGGGTACCAGCAGCGGGAGATC
The Candidatus Binatia bacterium DNA segment above includes these coding regions:
- a CDS encoding biotin/lipoyl-containing protein; the encoded protein is MAYLAELQQQTHRIEIHVAGDSACTVEIDGIPRAVDSRRIGPTTYSLLIDGRSVVADVSADGDDYTVSIAGEIFRLRLVDERRRQVALGEPEEERGRREIRALMPGKIVDILIQVGDVVVRDQGMLVIEAMKMENEVKSPAAGEVKEVFVQPGQAVEANQVLVVIE
- the accC gene encoding acetyl-CoA carboxylase biotin carboxylase subunit, producing MFKRILIANRGEIAVRVIRACRELGIETVAVFSEADRTALHVKEADYAYPIGPAPARESYLVIDNILGAARQSAADAIHPGYGFLAENPVFARRCAAEGIVFIGPSAEAMEQMGDKVSARTLMQKAGVSVVPGSGGTLDTAEEVVDVCNRMGYPVMLKAVAGGGGKGMRLVHKADELQSALRAVRSEAKASFGDDRMYVEKYVTKPRHVEVQVMADQFGNTVHLFERECSIQRRHQKVIEESPSPAINDRIRAEMGQVAVQAAKAVNYVGAGTIEFLVDADRNFYFLEMNTRIQVEHTVTEMITGVDLVKTQIEVAAGKPLPFRQQDLVARGHAIECRVYAEDPYNNFFPSPGRIAFLQVPGGIGVRDDSGVYQGFEVTVYYDPIISKLIVWGNTRDEAIRRMRRALQEYSIHGLVTNLAFHRWVLEHPRFLAGDFDTNFIAQEFHGFKASGEPARRDAALTAAALAQRDREVERATRLAATTVPGRRSVWKEAARRGGLRN
- a CDS encoding methylmalonyl-CoA mutase family protein, producing MGSMDDIKKARQAWEEQILKRTLSRSPERRDRFETTSGIEVKRLYAPDDHTDEEYVERIGFPGTYPFTRGVQPTMYRGRFWTMRQYAGFGTAEESNRRYRYLLEQGQTGLSVAFDLPTQMGRDSDHPRAQGEVGRVGVAIDSLADMETLLADIPLDKVTTSMTINATASTLLALYLVVAEKQGVSWDKAGGTIQNDILKEYIARGTYIYPPAGSMRIITDIFAFCTKEVPNWNTISISGYHIREAGSTAAQEIAFTLADGIAYVEAALKAGLSVDEFAARLSFFFNVHNNFLEEIAKFRAARRLWARIMKERFGAKDPRSMMLRTHAQTAGSSLTAQQPDNNVVRTTIQALAAVLGGTQSLHTNSKDEALGLPTEDSVRVALRTQQVIAHESGVSDSIDPFAGSYCIESLTDELERRAEEYIAAIDKLGGAVRAVEAGYQQREIHNAAFRYQQEIERKERIIVGVNEFALAEEPKLEILRIDPQLEGRQKAKLARLRAERNEADLTRAIRRVEETARGEGNLMPAIIDAVRVYATLGEVADAMRRVFGEHRPSVTM